One genomic window of Spirochaetota bacterium includes the following:
- a CDS encoding J domain-containing protein: MNGKSHKPVDDEIINAFLLLFDPIRKVSPNLISGLKQEEIKTAYRKKAFETHPDRAKSIGESESDMAERFKQVNLAYEKLYSFLENNLSSLNNINSSESDHNSNKSNSKRKKWASDPFYNGIIPNMELLIGQFIYYSGYISWGTLIQAIVWQRRQRPLFGQIAIDWNILSEEEIREILQVKTYKDKIGEYALRNDYISLFEYMAIMGKQRNLQRPIGEYFIQNGFVNSKNMESMVKRLQVHNRRVRLGE; encoded by the coding sequence TTGAATGGCAAATCACATAAACCCGTTGATGATGAGATTATCAACGCATTTTTATTGCTTTTTGATCCCATCAGGAAGGTCTCTCCAAATTTGATAAGTGGATTAAAACAGGAAGAGATTAAGACAGCCTATAGAAAAAAGGCCTTCGAGACTCATCCAGACCGAGCCAAATCAATCGGCGAGAGCGAATCGGATATGGCAGAGAGGTTTAAACAAGTAAATCTTGCTTATGAAAAGTTATATTCCTTTTTAGAAAACAATTTAAGCAGCCTTAACAATATAAATTCATCAGAAAGTGACCATAATTCTAACAAAAGTAATAGTAAAAGAAAAAAATGGGCTTCTGATCCCTTTTATAATGGTATTATCCCGAATATGGAGCTTCTGATAGGCCAATTCATCTACTATTCTGGTTATATATCCTGGGGAACCCTCATTCAGGCAATAGTTTGGCAGAGAAGGCAAAGACCACTTTTTGGACAGATAGCTATTGATTGGAACATCCTTTCGGAAGAAGAGATTAGAGAGATTTTACAGGTAAAAACCTATAAGGATAAAATTGGAGAATATGCTCTTCGTAATGATTATATCAGTCTATTTGAGTATATGGCAATTATGGGAAAGCAGCGTAATCTTCAGCGACCCATTGGAGAATATTTTATCCAAAATGGATTTGTAAATTCAAAAAATATGGAGTCTATGGTAAAGAGATTACAAGTGCATAACAGGAGGGTAAGGCTAGGAGAATAA
- a CDS encoding NAD-dependent deacylase: MEESYERAAGIIKESKCLIALTGAGISVESGIPDFRSPGGLWERFDPMEYANINSFMNNPRKVWDMFFSMKDIIGNAKPNPAHFALARFEEMGICKAVITQNVDNLHQDAGTQNVIEFHGNFSRLECLNCGSSFRRDEFELIDMPPECRNCGNILKPSVIFFGEMIPQNALIESHRFAESTDVVMVIGTSALVYPAMNIPYIAKRVGANIIEMNIEHTSLTESITDVFIEGEIGTTLATLQSHIERLILH; the protein is encoded by the coding sequence ATGGAAGAATCTTATGAAAGGGCAGCTGGAATAATAAAGGAATCCAAGTGTTTAATTGCACTAACGGGCGCAGGAATATCAGTGGAGAGCGGTATACCAGATTTTCGTAGCCCGGGAGGTCTATGGGAAAGATTTGATCCCATGGAATATGCAAATATCAATTCTTTTATGAATAATCCCCGAAAGGTTTGGGATATGTTTTTTTCAATGAAGGATATAATAGGAAACGCAAAGCCCAATCCCGCTCATTTTGCGCTTGCGAGATTCGAGGAGATGGGCATCTGTAAGGCTGTTATTACCCAGAATGTAGATAATCTTCATCAGGATGCTGGCACACAGAATGTTATTGAGTTTCATGGAAATTTTAGCAGGCTTGAATGTCTCAATTGTGGGAGCAGTTTTAGACGTGATGAATTTGAGTTGATTGATATGCCACCTGAATGCAGGAATTGTGGCAATATATTAAAACCAAGCGTAATCTTTTTTGGCGAGATGATACCTCAGAATGCATTGATTGAGTCTCATCGTTTTGCTGAATCCACTGATGTTGTAATGGTGATCGGTACCTCTGCTCTAGTATACCCTGCGATGAATATACCCTATATTGCCAAACGTGTAGGCGCTAATATTATTGAGATGAATATTGAGCATACCAGTTTAACAGAATCAATAACCGATGTTTTTATTGAGGGAGAGATCGGCACAACCCTTGCAACGCTACAGAGTCATATCGAAAGGTTGATATTGCATTAG
- the mutL gene encoding DNA mismatch repair endonuclease MutL, which yields MNRIIALPDSVKRMIAAGEVVEGPFSVIKELMENSIDAGSTNIDVEIFDSGFKRMVVRDNGVGIYREDLPLTIVDHATSRISDISDINKITSFGFRGEALSSISSISKLSIHSRSREEDVGAKFVSFNNTTDISDYVGRIGTSVIVENLFYNTPARKKFLKSKNYELRKIREVFFKLAFPIPEIAFSLNVDGKREITLPAVGSIDDRIHQIYGKTIMGDLYFERLQDLKIEISAYLSKPHFMRSSRSLQLLYVNRRSVEYRFLGFLLSKAYEGLTQKGKHPAAFILLSIDPQLVDINIHPAKREVKFFDQGYINNLILGISKRVLGNQAHKISSNFLKHGEEKDKDNDISVENPINTIKPGSVNDIFLSDHVEHADKSIKSSRGGWHEGVPNPTNRLRYLIDDVAGLSKEIEKHSQGDDIKLLGIIFDTYIMAEEDEAVYIIDFHAAHERFIYDSIIQEDSDFEIQTLIFPSVIELSIEDYQIVIEKKDFFKKIAFDIDSFSDNAIIIRGIPENLDLDLDVEDFFIEVVESLKTNGEYSKDIKTIIAEKIACHSAKRSGDTISPDDARMIVCKALKGDYELRCPHGRPYIHRLEKRDLEKIFHRI from the coding sequence GTGAATAGAATAATCGCCCTTCCTGATTCAGTTAAGAGGATGATAGCAGCCGGTGAAGTAGTGGAGGGCCCTTTCTCTGTAATAAAGGAGTTGATGGAAAACTCAATTGATGCAGGTTCCACTAACATTGATGTTGAAATATTTGATAGCGGTTTTAAAAGAATGGTTGTCAGGGACAATGGTGTCGGAATATATAGAGAGGACCTGCCTCTTACAATAGTTGATCATGCTACAAGCAGGATCAGCGATATTAGTGATATAAATAAAATAACCTCATTCGGATTCAGGGGGGAGGCTCTTTCCAGCATATCCTCTATTTCAAAATTGTCAATACATTCCAGATCGAGAGAGGAGGATGTGGGCGCTAAGTTTGTTAGCTTTAATAATACAACGGACATTAGTGACTATGTAGGAAGGATCGGGACATCAGTCATAGTTGAGAATCTATTCTATAATACACCAGCAAGAAAGAAATTTTTGAAGAGCAAAAATTATGAGTTGAGAAAAATTAGAGAGGTTTTTTTTAAATTAGCATTCCCAATACCTGAAATAGCTTTTTCGTTGAATGTTGACGGTAAACGGGAAATAACGCTTCCTGCTGTAGGAAGCATTGATGATCGTATCCATCAGATATACGGTAAAACCATCATGGGTGATCTCTATTTTGAACGATTACAAGACCTAAAGATCGAGATATCTGCCTATTTATCTAAACCACACTTTATGAGATCATCCCGTTCGCTTCAGCTATTATATGTAAATAGGAGGTCAGTGGAATATCGATTCCTAGGCTTTCTTCTATCAAAGGCATATGAGGGACTAACCCAGAAGGGCAAACACCCAGCGGCTTTTATTCTGTTATCAATAGATCCACAATTGGTTGATATTAATATACATCCGGCCAAAAGAGAGGTTAAGTTTTTCGATCAGGGATATATCAATAACCTTATACTTGGTATATCAAAGAGGGTTCTTGGTAACCAGGCGCATAAAATTAGTTCGAATTTTTTGAAGCATGGGGAAGAAAAGGATAAAGATAATGATATTTCAGTAGAAAACCCAATCAATACGATCAAACCGGGTTCGGTGAATGACATTTTTCTATCAGACCATGTTGAACATGCTGATAAGAGTATAAAAAGCAGTAGGGGAGGGTGGCATGAGGGGGTTCCCAATCCAACTAATCGATTGAGATACCTAATTGATGATGTAGCAGGGTTGAGCAAGGAGATTGAGAAGCATAGCCAAGGGGATGATATTAAGTTATTGGGTATTATTTTTGATACCTACATCATGGCCGAAGAGGATGAAGCAGTCTATATTATTGATTTCCATGCGGCTCATGAAAGGTTTATCTATGATTCAATTATTCAGGAAGATTCAGACTTTGAAATTCAGACGCTTATATTTCCTTCAGTGATTGAACTTTCTATTGAAGATTACCAAATAGTGATTGAAAAGAAGGATTTTTTCAAAAAAATAGCCTTTGATATTGATAGCTTTTCTGATAATGCAATTATTATAAGGGGGATACCTGAGAATCTTGATCTTGATCTTGATGTTGAAGATTTTTTTATTGAGGTTGTTGAATCCCTAAAAACGAATGGAGAATATTCAAAAGACATTAAAACTATCATTGCTGAAAAGATTGCTTGTCATTCCGCAAAGAGATCAGGGGATACAATCTCTCCAGATGATGCCAGGATGATAGTTTGCAAGGCCCTGAAGGGAGACTATGAACTAAGATGTCCCCATGGAAGGCCATATATTCATAGGCTTGAAAAGAGGGATCTTGAGAAAATATTTCATAGGATATGA